From a single Nocardioides sp. dk884 genomic region:
- a CDS encoding MarR family winged helix-turn-helix transcriptional regulator, with protein MRDEVDELVEAWGRERADLDLAPVAVFSRISRLARHLDLARRAAFTQHDIEAWEFDVLAALRRAGTPYELSPGRLLRETLVTSGTMTNRVDRLAARGFVERLPDPHDRRGVLVRLTADGKRAVDSAFTELLEAEAGILADLDTDQQAQLAALLRTLLVPFS; from the coding sequence ATGCGGGACGAGGTCGACGAGCTGGTGGAGGCCTGGGGACGCGAGCGCGCGGACCTGGACCTGGCCCCCGTCGCCGTCTTCAGCCGGATCTCCCGCCTCGCGCGACACCTCGACCTGGCCCGCCGCGCCGCGTTCACCCAGCACGACATCGAGGCCTGGGAGTTCGACGTGCTGGCCGCGCTGCGCCGCGCCGGCACGCCGTACGAGCTCTCGCCCGGGCGGCTGCTGCGCGAGACGCTGGTGACCAGCGGGACGATGACCAACCGGGTCGACCGGCTGGCGGCGCGCGGCTTCGTCGAGCGGCTGCCTGACCCGCACGACCGCCGCGGGGTGCTGGTGCGGCTCACGGCCGACGGCAAGCGCGCGGTGGACAGCGCGTTCACCGAGCTGCTCGAGGCCGAGGCCGGGATCCTCGCCGACCTCGACACCGACCAGCAGGCTCAGCTGGCCGCGCTGCTGCGCACCCTGCTGGTCCCGTTCAGCTGA
- a CDS encoding 4-(cytidine 5'-diphospho)-2-C-methyl-D-erythritol kinase: MSERTVRAPAKINLHLGVGAPREDGFHPLVTVYQAVGLHDDVTVRAADDWSVEVAVADWMAGVELPSVADNIVTRAADLLAAHHGVPRRGAAYVAKAIPVAGGMAGGSADAAAALVALDRLWGTETADEDLLRLAAELGSDVPFALVGGTALGTGRGEVVERVTDAGTWWWVAVPSAEGLSTPAVYRHFDAMFPDADPEPRGADALLAALAAGDVDALAAALHNDLQAPALDLRPELGDLVARGEEAGALRGLLSGSGPTCLFLCRDGDHAREVAAALDAGDPGDPPHPTVLVANGAVSGAHLVEYA; the protein is encoded by the coding sequence ATGAGCGAGCGCACCGTCCGTGCCCCCGCGAAGATCAACCTGCACCTCGGCGTCGGTGCCCCGCGCGAGGACGGCTTCCACCCGCTGGTGACCGTCTACCAGGCCGTGGGCCTGCACGACGACGTCACCGTGCGCGCGGCGGACGACTGGTCGGTCGAGGTGGCGGTCGCCGACTGGATGGCCGGCGTCGAGCTGCCGTCGGTGGCCGACAACATCGTCACCCGCGCCGCCGACCTGCTCGCCGCGCACCACGGCGTACCGCGTCGCGGGGCGGCGTACGTCGCCAAGGCGATCCCGGTCGCCGGCGGGATGGCCGGCGGCTCCGCGGACGCCGCGGCCGCGCTCGTCGCGCTGGACCGGCTCTGGGGCACCGAGACCGCCGACGAGGACCTGCTGCGCCTGGCCGCCGAGCTCGGCAGCGACGTCCCGTTCGCCCTGGTCGGCGGCACCGCGCTGGGCACCGGACGCGGCGAGGTCGTCGAGCGGGTCACCGACGCCGGCACCTGGTGGTGGGTCGCGGTGCCCTCCGCTGAGGGACTGTCCACCCCGGCGGTCTACCGCCACTTCGACGCGATGTTCCCCGACGCCGACCCCGAGCCGCGCGGCGCCGACGCGCTGCTGGCCGCACTGGCCGCCGGCGACGTCGACGCGTTGGCCGCGGCCCTGCACAACGACCTCCAGGCCCCCGCCCTGGACCTGCGCCCCGAGCTCGGCGACCTGGTCGCCCGCGGCGAGGAGGCCGGCGCGCTGCGCGGCCTGCTCTCCGGCTCGGGCCCCACCTGCCTGTTCCTCTGCCGCGACGGCGACCACGCCCGCGAGGTCGCCGCGGCCCTCGACGCCGGCGATCCCGGCGACCCCCCGCACCCGACCGTCCTCGTCGCCAACGGCGCGGTCTCGGGAGCCCACCTCGTGGAGTACGCGTGA
- a CDS encoding ABC-F family ATP-binding cassette domain-containing protein — translation MSTAPNNLINLERVSKSYGVRPLLSEVSLGIGAGERIGIVGRNGDGKTTLLEVMTGIEEPDSGRVSRTRGLLIGYLHQGDELSDEHTVREAVLAGLADHEWAADPRTREVVEVLLAGIDLDRPVVGLSGGERRRCSLAALLIGEHDLLVLDEPTNHLDVEAVAWLAAHVAARPSALVVVTHDRWFLDAVCQWTWEVHDGAVDAYEGGYAAFVLAKAERQRQSAASEVRRQNLVRKELAWLRRGAPARTSKPKFRIDAANALIEDVPPPRDRLELQKFATQRLGKDVLDVEDVDLFRGERQLLHHATWRIGPGDRIGIVGVNGAGKTSLLSLLSGDLEPSAGKVKTGRTVALRHLTQQLDNLDPTARVLPTVERVRQLTRTTDGGEITATSMLERFGFTGDRLTARIGDLSGGERRRFQLLMLLLDEPNVLLLDEPTNDLDIDTLNVLEDFLDRWPGTLIVVSHDRYFLERVTDSIWALLGDGTVSMLPRGVEEYLERREASLAAEDAALAAAAAAPAVPTAAGSSPKARSGSAEERTARKALARVEKRLAKIAEQETVLEEKMAANLEDYALLADLGKQMSALAAEKDTLELEWLEASEQLG, via the coding sequence GTGAGCACCGCCCCGAACAACCTGATCAACCTCGAGCGCGTCTCGAAGTCCTACGGCGTCCGCCCGTTGCTGAGCGAGGTCTCCCTCGGCATCGGCGCCGGTGAGCGGATCGGCATCGTCGGCCGCAACGGCGACGGCAAGACCACGCTGCTCGAGGTGATGACCGGCATCGAGGAACCCGACAGCGGCCGGGTCTCGCGCACCCGCGGGCTGCTGATCGGCTACCTGCACCAGGGCGACGAGCTCTCCGACGAGCACACCGTGCGCGAGGCCGTGCTCGCCGGGCTCGCCGACCACGAGTGGGCCGCCGACCCGCGCACCCGCGAGGTCGTGGAGGTGCTGCTGGCCGGGATCGACCTGGACCGGCCGGTCGTGGGTCTCTCCGGCGGCGAGCGGCGCCGGTGCTCGCTGGCCGCGCTGCTGATCGGCGAGCACGACCTGCTGGTGCTCGACGAGCCCACCAACCACCTCGACGTCGAGGCGGTCGCCTGGCTGGCCGCCCACGTCGCCGCCCGGCCCTCCGCGCTCGTCGTGGTCACCCACGACCGCTGGTTCCTCGACGCGGTGTGCCAGTGGACCTGGGAGGTCCACGACGGCGCCGTGGACGCCTACGAGGGCGGGTACGCCGCGTTCGTGCTCGCCAAGGCCGAGCGCCAGCGCCAGTCCGCGGCCTCCGAGGTACGCCGGCAGAACCTGGTCCGCAAGGAGCTGGCCTGGCTGCGCCGCGGCGCCCCCGCGCGCACCTCGAAGCCGAAGTTCCGCATCGACGCCGCGAACGCGCTGATCGAGGACGTGCCGCCGCCGCGCGACCGGCTCGAGCTGCAGAAGTTCGCCACCCAGCGACTCGGCAAGGACGTGCTCGACGTCGAGGACGTCGACCTGTTCCGCGGCGAGCGCCAGCTGCTGCACCACGCGACCTGGCGCATCGGCCCCGGCGACCGGATCGGCATCGTCGGCGTCAACGGCGCCGGCAAGACCTCGCTGCTCTCGCTGCTGTCCGGGGACCTGGAGCCCAGCGCCGGCAAGGTGAAGACCGGGCGCACCGTGGCGCTGCGCCACCTGACCCAGCAGCTCGACAACCTCGACCCGACCGCTCGGGTGCTGCCCACCGTGGAGCGGGTGCGCCAGCTGACCCGCACCACCGACGGCGGCGAGATCACCGCGACCTCGATGCTGGAGCGCTTCGGGTTCACCGGCGACCGGCTCACCGCGCGCATCGGGGACCTCTCCGGTGGCGAGCGGCGCCGCTTCCAGCTGCTCATGCTGCTGCTCGACGAGCCCAACGTGCTGCTCCTCGACGAGCCCACCAACGACCTCGACATCGACACCCTCAACGTGCTCGAGGACTTCCTCGACCGCTGGCCCGGCACCCTGATCGTGGTCTCTCACGACCGGTACTTCCTGGAGCGGGTCACCGACTCGATCTGGGCGCTGCTCGGCGACGGCACCGTCTCGATGCTGCCGCGCGGGGTGGAGGAGTACCTCGAGCGCCGCGAGGCCTCGCTGGCCGCCGAGGACGCCGCCCTCGCAGCGGCGGCCGCGGCCCCCGCCGTACCGACCGCGGCGGGGTCCTCCCCGAAGGCGCGCTCCGGCTCGGCCGAGGAGCGGACGGCGCGCAAGGCGCTGGCGCGGGTGGAGAAGCGGCTGGCGAAGATCGCGGAGCAGGAGACCGTGCTCGAGGAGAAGATGGCAGCCAACCTCGAGGACTACGCGCTGCTCGCCGACCTCGGCAAGCAGATGTCGGCGCTCGCGGCGGAGAAGGACACCCTCGAGCTGGAGTGGCTCGAGGCGTCCGAGCAGCTCGGCTGA